From a single Plasmodium coatneyi strain Hackeri chromosome 4, complete sequence genomic region:
- a CDS encoding Adenylosuccinate lyase, producing MEHLKNISPIDGRYKKSCSELSDFFSEYALIKHRIIVEVRWLLFLNEKELFFEKVSDQSVEELNQIGTNITDSDIARVKEIEEETNHDVKAVEYFVKEKLSKSQKKDLVKIKEYVHYLCTSEDINNVAYAMCLKMCLQDILIPCIEKIMLKLKDLAVQYSHVPLLSRTHGQPASSTTFGKEMANFYSRIHHHVGVIKRVKICAKFNGAVGNFNAHKVVSKDTDWIGTIKTFLQRYFDLTYGLYCTQIQDHDYICELCDGLARTNSTLIDLCVDIWLYISNNLLKLKLKENEVGSSTMPHKVNPIDFENAEGNLHLANAFFKLFSYKLPTSRLQRDLSDSTVLRNIGSSLAYCLIAYKSVLKGLNKIDIDRRNLDEELDKNWSTLAEPIQIVMKRFNYVNAYEELKQFTRGKIINKEIMQEFIKTKCDFLPQDAIDQLLQLTPATYTGYADYLAKNVERLSGELD from the coding sequence ATGGAGCACCTGAAGAACATCTCGCCCATCGACGGGCGGTACAAAAAGTCGTGCAGTGAACTGTCGGACTTCTTCTCTGAGTACGCGTTGATAAAGCATCGGATCATCGTAGAGGTGCGGTGGCTGCTGTTCCTGAACGAGAAGGAGCTCTTCTTCGAGAAGGTGAGTGACCAGTCGGTGGAGGAGCTGAACCAGATCGGCACAAACATAACGGACAGCGATATAGCACGAGTGAAAGAAATAGAGGAGGAAACCAATCATGATGTAAAGGCAGTAGAATATTtcgtaaaggaaaaattaagcaagTCGCAAAAGAAAGACCTGGTAAAGATAAAAGAATATGTACACTACCTCTGCACCAGTGAGGATATCAACAATGTAGCCTATGCGATGTGTCTGAAGATGTGCCTGCAGGATATACTAATCCCGTGCATCGAGAAAATAATGCTCAAGTTAAAGGATCTAGCTGTGCAGTATTCCCATGTGCCACTCCTCTCGAGGACACATGGCCAGCCTGCATCTTCCACCACTTTCGGAAAAGAAATGGCAAATTTCTACTCAAGGATACACCACCACGTAGGGGTCATTAAGAGAGTAAAAATCTGTGCAAAGTTTAACGGAGCTGTGGGTAACTTTAATGCACACAAAGTGGTCAGCAAAGATACCGACTGGATAGGTACcattaaaacatttttgcaaagatACTTCGACTTAACGTACGGTTTGTATTGCACACAGATACAGGACCATGATTACATATGCGAGCTGTGTGATGGTCTGGCTCGAACAAACAGTACACTCATCGACCTCTGTGTAGATATCTGGTTGTACATTTCTAATAACTTACTAAAGCTAAAGTTGAAGGAGAACGAAGTGGGGAGCAGCACGATGCCACATAAGGTTAACCCAATTGACTTTGAAAATGCAGAAGGGAATTTACACTTGGCCAATGCTTTTTTCAAACTGTTTAGTTATAAATTACCGACGAGCAGATTACAGAGGGATTTGTCTGACTCCACTGTGTTGCGCAACATTGGAAGCTCCCTTGCGTACTGCCTCATTGCCTACAAATCTGTCTTAAAGGGACTGAACAAAATAGACATCGATAGGAGAAACCTGGACGAGGAACTCGATAAAAACTGGTCCACTCTTGCAGAACCAATTCAGATTGTGATGAAACGGTTCAACTATGTAAATGCATATGAGGAACTCAAACAATTCACAAGAGGGAAAATTATCAACAAAGAAATTATGCAAGAATTTATTAAAACTAAATGTGACTTCCTCCCCCAGGATGCCATTGACCAGTTGTTGCAGTTAACTCCCGCGACGTATACTGGATACGCTGACTACTTGGCCAAAAATGTGGAGCGTCTATCGGGGGAGCTCGACTAG
- a CDS encoding DNA-directed RNA polymerase subunit — MAFFCPNCHNIVLVNIENGVYFYCKTCNFKYRIKNKIFNKFDCRELNKTIPLDAVDVNNKNMSKTQAVCPKCTHDEAYFYSMQIRSADEPSTLFYICIKCNHHWKE; from the exons ATGGCTTTCTTCTGTCCCAACTGCCACAACATCGTCCTCGTAAACATCGAAAATGGCGTGTACTTCTACTGCAAAACATGTAACTTTAAGTACagaataaagaacaaaatttttaacaagtTCGATTGCAGGGAACTTAACAAAACCATCCCCCTGGATGCCGTTGACGtgaacaacaaaaatatgtCCAAGACGCAGG CCGTCTGCCCCAAGTGTACACATGACGAAGCGTACTTCTACAGCATGCAAATCCGGTCAGCGGACGAACCCAGCACGCTCTTCTACATTTGCATTAAGTGCAACCATCACTGGAAGGAGTGA